In Populus alba chromosome 9, ASM523922v2, whole genome shotgun sequence, a genomic segment contains:
- the LOC118035189 gene encoding protein SMAX1-LIKE 6, with protein sequence MPTPVGVARQCLTEDAARALDEAVAVARRRSHSQTTSLHAVSALLALPASTLKNACSRTTTSAYSSRRQFHVLDLCVGVSLDRLPSSKTLEEDPPISNSLMAAIKRSQANQRRHPDNFHMHQIHCNQQAASVLKVEMKHFILSILDDPIVSRVFGEAGFRSCDIKMAIVHPPVIQRSKFSRAGCAPVFLCNLPGSNNTVPGRPPGFSFPFSSGLDDDVGDDDVCRRIGEALVRREGKGRNLLLVGVYASNALKGFVDSVNKDNKGGVLPSEISGVSVISVEDEVIHFVSEGGGDKEKMRLKFDELGQELERCSGPGIVVNIGDLKVLVGENVCRDALSYLVSKLTGLLEGFREKIWLVGAADSYDTYLKSVGRFSGVEKDWDLRILPITSYKSPTGGFGTKSSLLGSFVPFGGFFSTPSDFKIPSNSINQPITRCHLCNAKYEQDVAAILKMGPTISVAEQCSENLPSSLQMAELDTRKAVDMVKTKDDGASLNAKILGLQNRWDDICQRLHHAQPFSKFDVSQATSQAAIAEGFQYLTDRKESRSNSSSRDSSLNDNQCAYLNLGVCLDKQKILPGRYCAVSEVENINHQSKLLEEAPRCQQQEKESPWFTPNPMANVSLPTDRTSSFSVTSVTTDLGLGTLYAPSTRELITTKLCNPREHQEHFSGSSSVEYDDNTLLQIAQSSSCSGPSSGGQFNLRNFKSVMRALSEQVGWQDRATLAISEAVSRCKAGHGRHHGSNSKGDISFAFLGPDRIGKKKIASALAVVMFGSIQSLISVDLGSHGKVNSSNSMLESQELDDDELGRSTTFVDYIASKLSKKPHSLIFLENVDKADPLVQNSLSRALRTGKFPDSRGREVSTNSTIFVATSTITVGNTNLLSEKETIRFSEEMILGAKSWQMQILVEHVAEVATKSSQMKVRISREVTSAVSSGNKRKLDVTSDSIEQESTCESSKRAHKALRSYLDLNLPVEDTGECANCSDNDSDSISESSQAWLEYFSDQVDEKVVFKPFDFDSLAEKTTKEISKQCQRVFGSEVLLEVDHEVMVQILAASWLSEKKRAMEDWIEEVVGRGFSEAKQKSQAGAQCIVKLVSCKGLVVKEQAPGICLPSRINP encoded by the exons ATGCCGACGCCTGTAGGCGTAGCGAGGCAATGCTTGACAGAGGATGCGGCGCGTGCTCTAGACGAGGCCGTTGCGGTGGCGCGTCGAAGAAGCCACTCCCAGACGACCTCTCTGCACGCTGTCTCTGCTCTGCTAGCTCTCCCTGCCTCAACTCTCAAGAACGCCTGCTCACGTACCACCACGAGCGCGTACTCCTCGCGCCGCCAGTTTCACGTCCTCGACCTATGCGTTGGCGTCTCTCTAGACCGGTTACCATCTTCGAAGACGCTCGAGGAGGACCCGCCAATATCGAACTCCCTGATGGCAGCGATCAAACGGTCACAGGCGAATCAACGCAGACACCCTGATAATTTTCATATGCACCAAATACACTGTAACCAGCAAGCGGCGTCGGTTTTGAAAGTTGAAatgaaacatttcattttatCGATTTTGGATGATCCGATTGTGAGTCGCGTATTTGGGGAAGCCGGGTTTAGGAGTTGTGATATAAAGATGGCAATAGTTCACCCGCCGGTTATTCAAAGATCGAAATTCTCACGGGCCGGATGTGCCCCCGTATTTCTATGTAATTTACCAGGCTCGAATAATACAGTTCCGGGGCGACCACCCGGGTTTAGTTTTCCGTTTAGTAGTGGGCTTGATGATGATGTTGGAGATGATGATGTTTGTAGGAGAATTGGGGAGGCTTTAGTGAGGAGAGAAGGGAAGGGAAGAAACTTACTACTTGTCGGGGTTTATGCAAGTAATGCTTTAAAGGGTTTTGTTGATAGTGTAAATAAAGATAACAAAGGAGGCGTTTTGCCTAGTGAGATTAGTGGGGTGAGTGTAATTAGCGTTGAAGATGAGGTTATTCATTTTGTTAGTGAAGGAGGGGGAGACAAAGAGAAGATGAGGTTGAAGTTTGACGAGTTGGGTCAGGAATTGGAGCGGTGTTCGGGTCCGGGGATTGTTGTGAACATTGGAGATCTCAAGGTTTTGGTTGGTGAAAATGTGTGTAGGGATGCTTTGAGTTATTTAGTTTCGAAATTGACGGGTTTATTGGAGGGTTTTAGGGAGAAAATCTGGTTGGTGGGAGCTGCAGATAGTTATGACACATATTTGAAGTCTGTAGGGCGGTTTTCCGGTGTGGAAAAGGATTGGGATCTTCGGATTCTGCCTATTACTTCTTATAAGAGTCCCACTGGAGGTTTTGGCACGAAATCGAG CTTGTTGGGGTCTTTTGTTCCGTTTGGTGGGTTCTTTTCTACCCCATCTGATTTCAAAATTCCATCAAACAGCATAAACCAGCCAATCACTCGTTGTCACCTTTGCAATGCAAAGTATGAGCAAGATGTTGCTGCTATTCTGAAGATGGGACCAACAATATCAGTTGCTGAACAGTGCTCAGAGAACTTACCTTCTTCGCTACAAATGGCTGAACTTGACACGAGAAAGGCAGTGGACATGGTCAAG ACCAAAGATGACGGTGCTTCATTGAATGCTAAAATTTTGGGTCTGCAAAATAGATGGGATGATATTTGTCAACGTCTCCATCATGCTCAGCCATTCTCCAAATTTGATGTTTCCCAAGCCACATCCCAGGCCGCCATTGCTGAGGGTTTTCAGTACCTAACAGATAGGAAAGAGAGCAGAAGCAatagtagcagcagagattcaTCACTAAATGATAATCAATGTGCATATCTAAATCTTGGCGTTTGCTTGGACAAGCAAAAGATCTTACCAGGGAGATACTGTGCGGTTTCTGAAGTTGAGAATATTAATCACCAATCTAAGCTACTTGAAGAAGCTCCAAGATGTCAgcaacaagagaaagagagccCTTGGTTTACCCCTAACCCCATGGCCAATGTGAGTCTGCCCACTGACAGGACATCATCTTTTTCTGTCACTTCTGTAACCACAGATTTGGGGTTGGGAACACTTTATGCACCAAGCACTCGAGAACTGATTACTACAAAATTATGTAACCCTAGGGAGCATCAGGAGCACTTCTCAGGTTCCAGTTCTGTGGAGTATGATGACAATACTTTACTTCAAATTGCACAATCTTCTTCCTGCTCTGGCCCTTCTTCAGGAGGgcaatttaatttaagaaatttcaaATCAGTGATGAGAGCTCTTTCTGAACAAGTTGGCTGGCAAGATAGAGCCACGCTTGCTATTAGCGAAGCTGTATCCCGCTGCAAAGCTGGACATGGAAGACACCATGGTTCAAATTCCAAAGGAGATATATCGTTTGCTTTCCTTGGACCTGACagaattggaaagaaaaaaatcgcATCAGCACTTGCTGTGGTAATGTTTGGCAGTATCCAAAGCCTCATCTCCGTGGATTTGGGCTCCCATGGtaaggttaactcatcaaactcaATGCTTGAAAGCCAAGAATTAGATGATGATGAATTAGGGAGGTCGACAACTTTTGTTGATTATATTGCCTCGAAGTTGAGCAAGAAACCCCATTCGTTAATCTTTCTTGAAAATGTTGACAAGGCTGATCCTTTGGTCCAAAATAGCTTGTCCCGCGCTTTGAGGACTGGTAAATTTCCAGATTCACGTGGAAGAGAAGTTAGCACCAACAGTACAATTTTTGTGGCAACCTCAACAATCACAGTAGGTAATACAAACTTACTCTCAGAGAAAGAAACCATTAGGTTTTCTGAGGAAATGATACTCGGAGCTAAAAGCTGGCAAATGCAAATATTAGTGGAACATGTTGCAGAGGTTGCCACTAAAAGCAGTCAAATGAAGGTTAGGATTTCAAGAGAAGTAACCTCTGCAGTCTCATctggaaataaaagaaaactagaTGTAACCAGTGACTCTATTGAGCAGGAAAGCACCTGCGAGTCTAGCAAACGGGCCCATAAGGCATTGCGATCCTATCTGGATTTGAATCTTCCTGTAGAAGATACAGGAGAGTGTGCCAACTGCAGCGACAATGACAGTGACTCTATTTCTGAAAGCTCACAAGCTTGGTTGGAATATTTTTCTGATCAAGTGGATGAAAAGGTGGTATTCAAgccatttgattttgattctcTTGCTGAGAAGACAACGAAGGAAATCAGCAAACAATGTCAGAGGGTATTCGGATCTGAGGTATTGCTGGAGGTTGATCATGAAGTCATGGTACAAATACTTGCAGCTTCTTGGTTGTCTGAGAAGAAGAGAGCAATGGAGGATTGGATTGAAGAGGTTGTTGGGAGAGGGTTCAGTGAAGCCAAGCAGAAATCCCAAGCTGGTGCCCAGTGTATTGTAAAGCTAGTTAGTTGTAAAGGCCTTGTGGTGAAGGAGCAAGCTCCTGGAATATGTCTGCCTTCAAGAATAAATCCGTGA